The genomic stretch tttgttcaaggatgccatgactttggaaatgattctgcatGGGCTCctgtttgctgcaaatataccctactttgtgtgacaactacttccaGTTGAGAGTCTGACTTTAACTCTGCCAGGAGGCGAACCCACTCTTGGCTCAGTAACAAACCCTCCAAATGTGGTGATGTGTAGTGATCtcactatattttttaatgtctgaagGAGACCTCTTAGGGTGGCAGCCATCTACTTTTCTCCCGAAGCAGCCCCTATACCTGGGATGAGGTGGGAGGAAATGGCATGTCTCTGGGACAGTGcactgcaccccacccccataCATGCATCTCAGCCAGAGTTTATTGGACCATCTGACTCCAGCTGAGCCAATCAGATTCTCTTCCTCAGGAATTTGAAATGTGGACCATGGGGGCACAGAGACTGTCACTGGAGCtcatcacattaacagaaagaTCCTGGAGACACAGTCTAAGGGCTCCTGCTGTCGAAGCCCCCAGAAGCGTCCCCATGGTTTCTTCCCTTCCTATGCCAcaaactttcccttttttccttcagttaaCCAGTTTATGTCTGTTGTGTACAACTTGAGATATTACTAAACTGAAACTTATAATACCTGATATAATTTCTCCCAGAAGGTAGAAGAGAattgttcttggggctggccccgtggctgagtggttaagttctcgcactctgctgcaggcgccccagtgtttcgttggttcgaatcctgggtgcagacatggcactgctcatcaaaccatgctgaggcagcgtcccacatgccacaactagaaggacccacaacgaagaatatacaactatgtacggggggctttggggagaaaaaggaaaaaataaaatctttaaaaaaaaaaaaaaaaagaagagaattgttCTCTTATTGGTTTCTGGAAACCTATTCCCAAGAGCTACTGAGAATGGAAACCTAATATTACTTACTTAACCAAGCTTCTTCCTGTATTGGGAAGCCATATACCCGGGggtctccttctccttcctgaaCACAAGTCTGGTCACTTTCCTTTCAGCCAGTCTTAAGCATTTTCTCTActtcaagactttttaaaaaatatatcacaattggtttttttaatgttttttttggtgaggaagattggccctgagctaacatctgttgctaatcttcttcttcttttttttctccccaaagccagtagatagttgtatatcctacttgtaagtcattttaattcttctgtgtgggatgccaccacagcatagcctgatgagtggcgagtaggtctgcacccaggatcgaaccagcgaaccccagccaccaaagtagagcttgcaaacttaaccactcggccatggggctggcccctacctcaagatttttaattttttttcatatatactattatttttgttcatatatcatgatcctctccttttttcctaatGTCCATGAATAAAATTCTATGTCTTCTGTATTATTTCTACACTTACCAAAAAATATTCTGACAAATTTGTTATTGGAACACATCTTGTATGTTCATAAACATATTACTATAGGGGACAGACCTTCTTGAGATCAGCGATGTATAATGTCAAAAGTTTAAATTCTGGGCCtcatatgtcaaaacttactCAGAAATTACTCTTTTCATTTAGAACAACATTGACGGATTTTCAAAGAAAGGTTTTTCTCCTCTTGAGATCCcttttaaatgtaagagctgcttagcatttctttaaatacaataaagttgaaatgaaatgacggtaaaaaggaaaagatcacACAAACGGCAGAACCTTGCAGCAGTCCCGGAGTTTCCGCTGGCTGCCCCTACTCTGCAGAGAGGACTGATGAAGCCGAAAAGCTTTCTGTCatgggttgaactgtgttccccccaaattcaggAGTTGAAGTCCCAACTCCCAGTACCTCACAGTGTGACCtgatttggagacagggcctctaCAAAGCTAACCAAGCTGAAATGAGATAACGAGGGAGGAGCCTGTCTTACTCAGTTCAGTCTGCTATATCAAAAATAGCAGAGACTGGGTGGTCTAAACAAcgaacacttatttctcacagttctgcaggctgggaagtccaagatcaaggcgctggcGGATTCTGTCCGGTGAAGGCCTGCTTCTTGGTTCGTAAATGGCCATCTCCTCACTGTGTCCTGACATGGTGGAAGGGATGTgggaactctctggggtctcttttttaTAGGGTCACTGATCCAACtgatgagggctccaccctcatgatctaattactgcgcaaaggccccacctccaaatactatcatatcggggattaggtttcaacattttggagggacataaacattcagtctatagcagaccttaatccaatatgactgatgtccttacaaaaagggaaatttggacacagagacacatataGAAGGCAGATGATGGGAAGAGGCATAGGGAAAAGATAGCcccctacaagccaaggagacaggcctgGGACAGgcccatgccactgggccagccctgactcTTCTATTGgtgctgtttctctggagaaccctgactaatacatctACCCTTCCTTATGTAGCCAGCAACTCATTCTCATCgtataaatttatttaacaattaacTTTTGTAAAATTACCACTgtgaattttgtgaaaattttctcCACGACCAAATCCTTTCAGAAATAGTCTGGGTTTAAGAAATTGgggtttggggccggcccagtggcgcagcggtttagTTCACGCATTCCGCTtatggtggcccggggttcactggttgggatcccaggtggggacatggcaacacttggcaagccatgctgtggtaggtgtcccatgtataaagtagaggaagatgggcatggatgttagctcagggccaggcttcctcagcaaaaagaggaggattggcagcagatgttagctcagggctaatcttcctcaaaaaaaaaaaaagaaagaaagattacaGAAAAACAcccataaatttttttaaggttgTATAGTGTAAGACTGTACTAAATTAAAGGATTATACCTGAGCCAGTATTACTGCAGAAACATAATCCTATTAATACCCATGTTTTCTTTACTGCAGATAAGACTACAGTATATTTGGATGTCTAGAGAAAAATTCTGATTAAATGACAACTACTTATAACTTTTTCCAGATCCCTACaaaattgttttccttataaatttgTTCTTCAAAAGCAGTATGAAAGCATACATTTTTGGAGACATTCCCAGTAGTTTGAGGGCTTGAGCATCTTCTGTCTCCTGAGAGGAATATTTTCAGAACCTCACTTTTGTCACATGTGAACTTTGAGTCAGAAGATCTGAAGTCTCAGTCTGTTGCTGCCTAGTTGTGTGTGATCCTGGGTCTGTAATTTAGCATCTCAGTTTGTAGAAACAACCTCACAGGGCTACTGGGAGGATTCAGTGGGGCAACGTATGTTATGATAGTTTAGAGCAGCCTGTCCTATTGAAATATAGTGCAACACACAAATGGGAGCCACAtctgtaattaaatttttttctggtagccacatcaaaaaaagtaaaaagaaacaactggaattaattttaacaatatttgtaTTTAACTCAGTATATCCAaagtatcatttcaacatataatcaatacaAAAAATCATGGAAATGTTTTGCATTCTTCTTTTCGTACTAAacctttgaaatccagtgtgtattttacattatAGCACATTTCAATGAAGaccagtcacatttcaagtgctcagtagacatcatgtggctagtggccacccaACTGGTATAGATCTGAATTTAATTTGTCACATAAACCAGCTGATTATTTAGCAGGCAAAGCAGAAAGGATCTAACCTAAACTGGTGAAATGAGGGTGTCACAATTTTTCCTTAAGAAGGTATCATCTTCTTTGgtatgttgaattttaaaaaagtcaaacaatACTGAAATGTATAAAGTAAAAGTCTCCCCACACTATTCAAAACTAACCAATACTATTAGGAACTACAGATAACATTCAGGTAAGTGGGCTCACGGTCTGGAAAATCACCAGTTCTCTTATTGCCTCTGTAGTTTTTGAACTATGGTAACCTAGAGATTCTACCCCTCTGGTTTGCTTACCATTTTCATAtggaagacatttttatttcctagctttttccttctggaaagaaagaacatgaaCTTTATAGTTTACCTAGTACAGACTACCTGAATATAACATTTTATACACTTTTGAATATATACTTAGCCATTTTGGCTCTTTTCAGTGATCCCTTTTTATCATGTGGCTGACTGAAGAAACTGAAAGTCAGATTTACTATTCTGACTGGCTGGTGTTTCAAAGCCAAATGACACAACGGTTATACCTATCACTGGTCACCAGAATTCTTACTTTGGAAACCCAGCCTTTTACTGGTAGTTTTCCAATTaatggattgtttcctttatgaaTTTAGATCTCATATGTTATATTTCCCCCAAACAAAGCTAGAACCAATGTGATTATGCTTTGTACATTTTGAGCTTTGTGACAAAGAAATCCAGTGAGAGAGGTGGCAGGAGGTGGGCACTCAGTGTGGCAAGGTATGTAGATGAGAAAGTATTTGGTGCTGTAGAgttaatttcctttcctctgaGAATGAAAATCTCATGAAAAGTTAAGAAATGGGAAAACAGACATATTAATATCTgtggtttgttgttagtgcccacAATCtactcctagagaccctgtgtacagcagacgGCAACTCGGCCCAGCCTTTTTGCACCATCCTGTCACCTTCTGGCGCTGTACCAGCCAATACTCTGCTGCTAttcctagggttttcatggccaattttttcagaagtgggtggccaggtccttcttcctagtctgtctcagtctggaagctccactgaaacctgtccaccatgggtgaccctgctggtatttgaaataatcacagcaacacgcagccaccaatCTGACAACAGGCAGATGGACAGCGTGCTTCCCTGGGCAGAAACAACTCAGGCCATGGTGGTGAGCCTCCAATTTTAAacactagaccaccaaggctggctaATATCCACTGCAGTTGTAAACAAAAGATTGGACAAGACTCTGTTAACCCCAAATGTATTATTATGCCCATAAAGAAAGTTATTTGAGAATTTtgcagaataatttattttttttccaaagattggcacctaacaactgttgccaatcttttttttcctgctttttctccccaaatccccccagtacatagttgtctattttagttgtgggtccttctagtggtggcatgtgggtcacagcctcagcatggcctgatgggcggcgccacgtctgcgcccaggaaccgaaccactgaaaccctggaccacccaagcagagcgcgtgaacttaaccacccggccaggCGGCCGGCCCCCATGAGaataataatttctaaagagctaGGCTATTCCTAAGGTTTCCCGGCTCCTTCAGATCGCAACGACAGcgctagaacagtgcttggtcCTTATCAGGCGGTCAACAAATAGTTGCAAGACTAATTGATGGCCGAATTAAGCCTTCCAGAACTCCTACGGAATCGCAACACAGCCCAAACACAAAAAGCCAAAATATAGAAGCTCTTAATAAAACTAGGAGTCCGCGGAAGACGGCTTTACAGAAATATAACAAGTCGTGTACTATACACGtatacaatattttattcttccgGTGATTATGTCTAGTTTGAGCAGATCTTTCTCCTCCACCTTGCAAAGGGCAAAAAACTCCACCCCATTATAAAGGGAAGTTCCGAGCCCAGGGCCAGAAGGCAGGAGGCAAAGACACCTATCTCCGAGCCAGCAGAAACCCCGGGATGACCCAGCTCAAATACACGCTACACCTACTGCGCAGGCGCAGCaagggggcggggccgaggcgGGCGGAGGCGAGAGGCGATTCGCCGGATTCGGGTGGCCCCACCCCTCGTCTCGCGTCACGTGGTGACGTGACGGTCTGGGGCAGGCGGGCGGAGTTCGCAGGCTTTCACAGCCGCGCGCGCCAGCCACTCCGGCGGCTGTGTGCAACAGCGCGCTGGCCGTGGGCCTTGTGAGAGGCGCTGCTGCCACAGCTACCTGCGTTCGCTACGAGGATTGAGCGTTTCCATCCAGGAAGTGTGAGACAGGCTGCAGGAGGTGGGGACGCAGGGACTGCTAGACAAGCCGCTTTTCGCTCCTGCCAGCCGGAAGTCCCGTACTCCCGTGACAGCTGCCGGGCCGGTGCCGGGGTGAGGGTGAGTGGGGTGTTGAACGGTTGCGggagccggggcgggggcgggagccGAGGCACGCGGCTTCCCCATTGGGTGGGTCGGTTTTGGCGCGCTCTCCCTTCCGCGCTCCCCATTGGCTGGTGGGCGCCGTCGCTGAGGCGCGCGCCGCGGTTGGAGGGCCGGGCGCGCGGTACCGGACGGCCCGCCCCCTTGTTGGTAGCTGTGTGTCCGAGTCTGGAGGGCGAGCTGGCTGGGCGGGGTGTTTGCAGCTGGTGGATGCGAGACTCAGCCTGGGCATGCCTGGCTGTCTGGATGAGCGGAACGTCCACCCTCTTGACCAGAAGTAACTGGCAGTgatccgggggggggggggggcggtccgCAAACTGAGCTCCTGGCGAGGGTCGCTGAATCCTGCGTCTTCCATTAAAAACCCGATACTGGTGTTGGTGACCTTGGTTTCACCTGTTTATCACCATTTCCTTCGGACCCAGTCCTGTGCTGGAGTTTTTAATCTAGTTGCTTAAAAGAACTAGAGAATAAGAAGTAAGGGTGCCAGGTTGCTCGCAGGAGTGTTCATCAACTTGTGAAGGATCAGACTTCATCAGCGACTTTCCACTTTTTTTAATCGTGACACATACTACAGCACATTTGACATCGCAATTTAGGACGCAGCCATCCAACTAAAGTAGAAGTTTCACGAAGCAGTACTTATTCCTTGCATGCCATGCACTCTggtgttttctcctctgttcGATTCCATTCTGTTCACTTAGGTTTTTCTAGGCAATGTTCGTGACCCAGCCAATGGTTTGGAAAACATTGCCCCGGTTCAACTTAGGGGTCCCTATCAGCATTTGCTTAACGTGAAATAGAGTAGAAAAAGAGTGCATCATCCAGTTCCATTAAGTTTTGTTTCCTAAACTCTTTGCTTGCGTGCTGGCTAGGGCACAGTGTAAGATGTATTAACATGCGATGGGTCAAAGTCAAAGTTTGAAAGCCGCTGCACTGAGTTAAGGCATGGCCACAAGAATCTGGGGCATCTCTTTGGGAGACAGAACGTTCAAACGTTGGCCCAGTGGTCTGGTTCACCACCTAACATATCCCATCCCTCTTCCTTGCTTCATCAGTGTCTCAGGTCATGGTGATGGGTTAAACATTCCCTGCAAATGTAGATGCATCATCTCCTTTGATCGGATATTACGTCACTGTTAAGttattgctggttaccagagccAAGTTTGTTACGTCTTAAATCCCCCTTTGAAACACCAGAGTTAGGATGCTCTTCTTTAGGATAGACTTGGGCATATCCAGGTCTCTGTGTTTCACTTTGCCTGCTGATGGTCTCTCAGATCTCTGAGAGCCCTGTATTTAATCCAGAACACCCTCGAGTTTTGTAAATAGTTAGAatgtataattttccttttgtaacaAGAGTTTTTATGACCAgaattattgtgtgtgtgtatatataaaatagagagcCACTATAGTCATTCATCGACATGGCTGAGTTTGGGTACCGTGAACAAAGATCGTGGTTCTGCCATACAGTAGTATGATTTTTATGATTGTAAGTACTTTCAACAAAAGTTAGACTCCACCTTCATGTGCAAACCATATTCTGTTTTTGAACTACTAGTCTTTTCTGCTTCACCAGGTGTATGATGAATCCCAGTATGAAGCAGAAACAGGAAGGAATCCAAGAGAATGTGAAGGTATGTGATAGAATCACTTTAATCTGTTGTAGAAAGCACGCAGTTGGAAGTATTTTGACATAATTTGGCCAAATTTAACCTGGCTGTAGTTTGTATCAACTTGATTTACTGACTTTTTAGCCAGAGGACAAGTGACAatagagaacttttaaaaaactagttaTGATTGAATATTAAGCTTTCTGATTCATAAATGTAAggcatctttccatttatttaggtctttaatttctttcaactatgttttgtggttttcagagtATTGGGTTTCACACTCCTgttgttaaattttttcctaagtattttgtttctAATGCTATTGTAGAtggaattgtttcctttgttaaatttttggtatgctcattgctagtgttagaaatacagttgatttttgtatcttgatcttgtatcctgtaacgttgctgaatttgtttattagttctattagttttttaGTAGACTCCTTAGCATTTTCTGTAAGCAAGATTATTGCTTTCTTTCTACTCTTACATtgcatgaaataattttattaaaatccttTGTGTCTATCTTCAGAATTAGTGTCTTTGACTATGGAGACACGTTGTGCATTATGTTGCACATATTTCTAGAGTGCATCATACTCGTTACCACCTAACCTGCTTGTGTGGCTGTACTTTTTGAGTCCCTGTATGATACTGTCACTGGAAAATCTTAtcccaaatatttattcttaGAACAATAAAGACACAGtttgtttaattttgaatttgtaattttgacTGGCTCCACTCCTAAGGTTCTaaatgaatttacattttaactaGGTTCTACCATACAACTTAGACAATATGACGATTCCTAGGAATGAGACCACATCTTCAGGAAAACTGTATCAGTTTGCAGGTTTAAattaaatagaggaaataaaagccTTTCAAAGTGATCGCAGGTGCTTTTTGGTAGGTTATTGTGGTTGTCTCGCCTTACCTCCCTATCCTCCTTAcataatttttcttgaataatacTTTGCATTGATACTTTTTGAATTTGAGTTTCCATTTAGGATGATGATGTTTTTCCATTGTGCTTTGTGTGtgcttaaactttttattatgaaaattttcaaatattcaaaaatagtCAATAGTGTAATAATCTCAATTAACTTCCCCATTTTCTACAGTTATCAATATAtagccaatcttgtttcatctacatCTCCATTCACTCCTTTTTCCCCCTCActtaattattttgaagcaaatctcagacaaataatttatataatttcagCAGATccttacatttaaagaaaagtctAATGTTTACTAGCTAGATTAAAACTATCTTGGATATAAAAGGACCTGAGTTCTGTTTGGTTCTGCCTCTAAAactgaccttgggtgagttatttagcatctctttctcagtttactcatctgtaaaatgaggaatttAACTAAAACTAGATCTGTAAGAGTGAATTCTAGGAGTTCGTGGATTTCTTGCCAGTTGTTTGCAAAATTCTGTTATGAGTATGCtcttgtgtgcttttttttttttttttgcaaggttTCAGAGAAtctcaaattgttttctaaaaagaTTAAGACCCATTAATATATAAGAACCATTTTGACTCTAAAGAGTCTATAATTCCAATACATGATCtgtagaaagaaaatggtaatagCGATGTTACATTTTTGGGGCTGAATGCTATAAAGCTTACATATATAAAAGTTAAATCTTGGAAATTGTCGGTTTTTTGTGACAGTAATTTAGCTGGCTTTTTTGGCCATTATTAGTagcaacatttaaataaattagcaCCTATTATTAAGGTTCCaaagttatattttcttctgtttgtctGGAGACTGTTGACTAATCTATAATCTAAATTATATCTGAAAAGTTGATGTAATATTTGTTCTCCCAGGAGCTGGCATTTGTTCTTTGGTTAAATAGTGAGATAATAATCAGCAGCGGAAACTTTACCGTGGGAAAGGTGAACTCTTGTCATGTGAAGTACAGTGTGGAATCAGTGACTTTCTCACGCTGCTTTGGTGTCGTGTTCTCGCTAACCTTGTTTGAGTATTCACCATTGTTTGCTATCCCATGGTGGCAGTATAATTAAtgatttttgcagaaatagagcTTTCGGATCAGGAAATAGACAGGAAGGTTTTTACATATTGTAAGGAAGGCAATAGTTTTTCCAAAACAATAGCCTGGGCATTTTACAGTATTTTAGTAGGCCGCAAGCACTGACATTTTAGCTGTCTCCCAATGAATGGGCTTGAAGCAAAACTGCTTCTACAATGACGTAAAGATTTCAGAGGGAGGAGGTCctattgtgtgtgtatttggtttTGTGTAAAGTATGTTCTTGAAAATTATGTTCCTATGGTGAATACGTAGAAATGTGTTAGGGAATATTCACATTTAAAGGAAATCTGAGATGAATCCTTCTGATTAGGGAAGAAGTATTGCAGTGTAAGTAATTAACCTTTTCTCCCAGTTTACCTGTGTTCTGGGTTTCTACCATAAAGGTTATGTTTGGTAAAGTTTCTGTGTGGAAGATCCTTTTAAGAGGGAATGCAAATATTCCTGTTATACTGGAATTTCATTACATATGGTTTGAAGTGTTAGAGCTTAgaaattttgttacatttttgttttaactagATACAATTAGTTGATAAAACGACTAGAGCAAGAGCATATATTGCTATAGGAGAAAAGCAGCTTGTTTGTGTCACATTTGGGTGAAAGATCCATTCTTAGCATTTCTTCAAACTGTATTATAATTTTAGGGAAATAACCAGATTGTTAGTAGATTAAACCAATTCTTGTTCATATGGagcattataaaattatatagcagACCAAATATTACCGTtcttagtgtttctttttttctaaattatagtaGGACTAAGAGAGTAACCATCCATATAGCAACTCAGGAACCAGATAATCATATAGAAACTCAGTAACCAGGTAATGAATTATCTTGACTTTCAGAATAGTCCTATCCCAAGAAGAACTCTGAAGATGATTCAGCCTTCTGCAGCTGGATCTCTTGTTGGAAGAGAAAATGAGGTATGTGTCATTGGGCTAGAAAGGGGTGGAGATGACACTACCTTTACATTAAAAACACTTCCAAGATTTCCTTGGTCAGGAATACCTAAATCattgaaatttggaaataatttaagaatAGCAATTGCGTATTCCCCAAataactgctttttcttttaattgttcaATTTAAGAAGTTCAAAATTGGTATGAATAGATGGAGCAGAACTGGAATGATGTAGTCAATCCTAACCTACTTTGATGTTTTGAGAGTAAAATGTTCGATTCATTCATTTACCCCTGTATGTAAAGGATGAAATCATGGATGAGAGTGTCTAGATTTTTATAGGTTGAAAATATTGCCTTTCCATGGTACTGaattatttaaacaataaagaGAATTTCAGCTAAGTCCTAGATCCAAGTCTAATCCAAAATAGTTGttgcaaataaaatttctaaaatatagctGTACATTTTGGTAGAGTCCTGAATTGTGGgactttttaaaagatccaaGGTGTCAAAATGCTATAGACATATAAGTGCTCTATTTTTAATACGTAAGTGATAAAACCACTCAGCTTTCTTCTTCATTAAATCAAAGTAAATGAGATTAATGTACGTATTGCCATTATAGTTGGTGAAAGTCTTGTCTAAAAGGAAACATCGGAAGGACCAGTTAACATCTAAGACTTCCAGCTCAGGAGTTGTTATTGTCCCAGAACACAGTGAAAATAAAAGTCCTGGAGGTGTTACCCAAGAAGCATTTGATCTTATGATTACAGGTatgaaaaaatgcatatataatttttaccttAAAGTTGATACACTGAGAAGGATACAACATAGACAATATTCCTGTCAAAAATGTTTAGCTTGAATCTAATCACGGAAACAGACAAATCCAAGTTTAAGGATGTTGTACAGAATAACTGATCAggacttttcaaaaatgtcagtgttagggggctggccccatggccgagtggttaggtttgcacactccgcttcaggcggcccagtgtttcgtcagttcaaatcctgggcacggacatggcgctgctcatcaaaccacgctgaggcagtgtcccacataccacaactggagggacccacaacgaagaatatacaactatgtactggggggctttggggagaaaaaggaaaaaataaaatcttaaattaaaaaaaaagtcaatgttaaaaaaaaacacaaacacacaaagcaCATGTTACAAACATCTTTAACAATCTAGCTGAaagatatatgtgtatttatttgtgttgCGGTTCTTTTGAAGGgttgaaatctttaaaatgttgggaaaaatagaaaaacattgatttgcttttctgaattcaaccttttaaaaatgggTACTACTAAGTAAAATGGGTAGTACTGAGAAAGATggtaaattgtttttatttgcgtgcttgcttgcttgctgaggaagattcaccttgagctaacatctgttgccaatcttcctctttttgcttgaggaagattgtcagtgagctaacatctgtgccaatcttcctctattttatgtgggatgctgccacagcacagcttgacaagtggcgctaggtctgcgcctgggatctgaacttgtgaaccccaggccaccaaagcggaatgtgtgaacttaaccactgcaccacggggcggCCCCTGTAAATTGTTTttagataaaaaaaattactgggtTTTTACAGCAGCGTGTAACAGTAATGATTTTCAAAGTGACATGTAAAACATTAATTTGTTTCAGAAAATCCATCCTCTCAATATTGGAAAGAAGTGGCAGAGAAACGGAGGAAGGCTCTCTATGAAGCacttaaggaaaatgagaaagtatGTACTGAAAATCATCTGTGGCATTTTTTAACATTCCAAGATGATTTTCCTTCTACTGCTGAGCATATTTAGTTAGAGCAATACAAACTAGTGTTAATATTGGCCTAAGAAAAGTTTAATTAGAAGGGCAACTTCATGACCAGAGTTCTTGTACACAAGAAGCCTGTTGTGTTGAGAGACAAAGATAGCGCCTTTGTTAGGAACTTTGTGCTAAATGTCTACCAGTTATGTACTTGGAACGTATAATTTGGTTTATAGCATAGCAAATGTATGGAAAACTGACTTTATTTCTGTTGTATAGCTTCATAAAGAAATTGAACAAAAGGATAATGAAATTGCCCGCCTGAAAAAGGAGAATAGAGAATTGGCAGAAGTAGCAGAACACGTGCAGTATATGGCAGAGGTGATAGAGGTACGTGTTTGAACCTGCACCTGATTCAGAATCATCTATTTGTCTATGGTATTGAGGCAGACGTGTGATCAGTAAGTGTTTGGGTTCTGGAATCAGATTTCCTGGCCTTGAGTCTCAGCTCCCTGCCCAGCACCACTAAGTTTGCTGAGTCAAGCAGCTTATTTATCCTGTCAcggcttcattttcctcatctgtaaaatgggagtaatagtaCCTGCTTTGTAGGCTCATTATGAGAATAACGAGTTATAATAGATGAGAGAAGTGCCTGCACATAGTAAGAGCCCAATAACTGTTAGATagtattctttattattatgaagCAGAAGAGCATCTAAAGAACAtctgttttcttgtagaagtataaaaaggaattaacatacctgaaaaatagaaaaatttaatttcacagTTAACAAATTTTTAGACAGTTTTTAATTTAACTGTAATGC from Equus przewalskii isolate Varuska chromosome 19, EquPr2, whole genome shotgun sequence encodes the following:
- the GMNN gene encoding geminin isoform X1, encoding MPGCLDERNVHPLDQKCMMNPSMKQKQEGIQENVKNSPIPRRTLKMIQPSAAGSLVGRENELVKVLSKRKHRKDQLTSKTSSSGVVIVPEHSENKSPGGVTQEAFDLMITENPSSQYWKEVAEKRRKALYEALKENEKLHKEIEQKDNEIARLKKENRELAEVAEHVQYMAEVIERLNGEPLDNFESPDSQEFDSEEETGEDSEVEDSEIATCAEEIVSSSTDAKPCI
- the GMNN gene encoding geminin isoform X2; its protein translation is MMNPSMKQKQEGIQENVKNSPIPRRTLKMIQPSAAGSLVGRENELVKVLSKRKHRKDQLTSKTSSSGVVIVPEHSENKSPGGVTQEAFDLMITENPSSQYWKEVAEKRRKALYEALKENEKLHKEIEQKDNEIARLKKENRELAEVAEHVQYMAEVIERLNGEPLDNFESPDSQEFDSEEETGEDSEVEDSEIATCAEEIVSSSTDAKPCI